A genomic region of Capnocytophaga canimorsus contains the following coding sequences:
- a CDS encoding reprolysin-like metallopeptidase, whose product MKYKSITTLFFLCFQLLFSQENINTQLKVNDIVSLFSANSSQWAIPVSSSEKVNLQWHERKTSFTEKEGIRTFVGYEGDLFVATLSISKGGDNVSGDFTWKEHQWKIATTNDGYISIFKEHSEGECGGCRNGHCGTHNDDKSHRNPSTARPEKIIRKIPTDNVLRVFRLAVLVDKYYYDRYYRNKDAVKSFWSRLETKLNEHYTREIGIKFQIVDRDELIISDDKKAVFDGKRSATIIDGASAKIDELIGNYSYDAGIVIARNSDTSIGGLASAGSIRSSKSKARAMANNDMHIITHELGHLFGSVHTFSTGGSSSYLTEPGKGQSIMSYGYPVDFFSLPSIYYIRKKILEIQHKVAEIQTTNQAPIINTSKLKEEYTLPKETFFQFTVDATDPDNDPLLYAFHQADINLSNAEFESEKSTHNNTKAFYNHWQIGNFVKKQYNFNSGKIYTFWLGVNDTKNTPDERSSHPTRYDMYETKVKFVEGKPFKIMNFQNKKYKMGEKVTLTWDVDPNLFQNTKVRILLSDDFGQTFNHILVPETENDGSCEIVMPNIPIARKVYYESGGIPIFYSGLGLIKIEVLDHIAFALTDNNVTNGKGGFEIEASEITFTKTPTKYLKVSDENNIPNEPIEAVSTCTANGSSPLTLKKEEVKNENFITRTWIATDNCGNTSSFVQHIEIERATTPPPPPADLVFTKTPTAFLSVSCDAIPDADNSQFETSGCNSVIITHQDTRKGDNCNYTIERVYTATGCSQSLIFTQTISVRDDKAPTFNESLPADVSVEENNIPTQETLTATDNCSVNIEVIKSKEERQEGENKVIIYKWEASDECGNKVFHEQKVTIKKSSKPTPPTGGLQPPTGTEPTQEMIVYNGVSTESGSENYLKIEPIENYKNLQIEIFNELGQKVYESKNYQKNGEVFRGYANVKGVFRKGKRLPTGTYFYVLEYKDITGKSNTKQGYLFVR is encoded by the coding sequence ATGAAATACAAATCTATTACTACGCTCTTTTTTTTATGTTTTCAGCTACTTTTTTCTCAAGAAAACATCAACACACAACTAAAAGTCAATGATATAGTAAGTCTTTTTTCTGCCAATTCGTCGCAGTGGGCTATTCCTGTTTCATCTTCCGAAAAAGTCAATTTGCAATGGCACGAACGCAAAACTTCATTCACCGAGAAGGAAGGTATCCGCACTTTTGTAGGATATGAAGGAGACTTGTTTGTGGCAACTTTGTCCATTTCAAAAGGTGGAGATAATGTATCAGGAGATTTCACTTGGAAAGAACATCAATGGAAAATAGCAACCACCAATGATGGATATATCTCTATTTTCAAAGAACATTCTGAAGGGGAATGCGGAGGTTGCCGTAACGGACATTGTGGTACGCATAATGATGATAAATCCCACCGAAATCCCTCAACTGCCAGACCAGAAAAAATTATTCGTAAAATCCCTACAGACAATGTGCTACGTGTATTTCGTTTAGCCGTATTGGTGGACAAATACTATTATGATAGATATTATAGAAACAAGGATGCTGTAAAAAGTTTTTGGAGCAGGTTAGAAACTAAACTCAATGAACACTATACAAGAGAAATTGGTATTAAATTTCAAATAGTTGATAGAGATGAATTGATTATTAGTGATGACAAAAAGGCTGTTTTTGATGGAAAACGTTCAGCTACTATTATAGATGGGGCTTCTGCTAAAATAGATGAACTTATTGGTAATTACAGTTATGATGCTGGAATTGTAATTGCAAGAAATAGTGATACTAGTATAGGTGGGTTAGCCTCCGCAGGTTCCATCAGGTCATCCAAATCAAAAGCTCGGGCAATGGCTAATAACGATATGCATATCATTACTCACGAACTCGGACATTTGTTTGGTTCAGTACATACTTTTTCAACGGGTGGGAGTTCGTCGTATCTAACTGAACCTGGTAAAGGTCAGTCTATTATGAGCTACGGGTATCCTGTTGACTTTTTTTCGTTGCCAAGCATCTATTACATTCGTAAAAAAATATTGGAAATTCAACATAAAGTTGCTGAAATACAAACGACTAATCAAGCTCCTATCATTAACACTTCAAAACTTAAAGAAGAATATACACTTCCAAAAGAAACTTTTTTCCAGTTTACAGTTGATGCAACAGACCCTGATAATGACCCCCTTTTGTATGCGTTTCATCAAGCAGATATAAATCTATCGAATGCTGAATTTGAATCTGAAAAATCTACCCATAACAATACAAAAGCATTTTATAATCATTGGCAAATAGGAAATTTTGTTAAAAAACAATATAACTTTAATTCTGGAAAAATATATACTTTTTGGTTAGGAGTGAATGACACTAAAAATACTCCTGATGAAAGAAGTAGCCACCCTACACGTTATGATATGTACGAAACAAAAGTCAAATTTGTAGAAGGGAAGCCTTTTAAAATAATGAATTTTCAGAATAAAAAGTACAAAATGGGTGAAAAAGTAACTCTTACTTGGGACGTAGACCCAAATCTTTTTCAAAATACCAAAGTGCGTATTTTACTCTCTGATGATTTTGGACAAACATTCAATCATATCTTAGTTCCTGAAACAGAAAATGACGGAAGTTGCGAAATTGTAATGCCTAATATCCCTATAGCAAGAAAAGTATATTATGAATCAGGAGGAATTCCAATATTCTATTCTGGTTTAGGACTTATTAAAATTGAAGTACTTGACCATATTGCTTTTGCTTTGACAGATAATAATGTTACTAACGGAAAAGGCGGTTTTGAGATAGAAGCCTCCGAGATAACCTTTACTAAAACGCCTACAAAATATCTTAAAGTATCTGATGAAAATAATATTCCCAATGAACCAATAGAAGCTGTATCAACTTGTACAGCTAATGGTAGTTCACCATTGACACTTAAAAAAGAGGAAGTAAAAAATGAAAATTTTATTACCAGAACTTGGATAGCTACGGATAATTGTGGTAATACGTCAAGTTTTGTTCAACATATTGAAATTGAAAGGGCTACCACGCCACCTCCACCACCAGCTGATTTGGTGTTTACAAAAACTCCTACGGCTTTTCTTTCGGTTTCTTGTGATGCTATTCCAGATGCGGATAATTCGCAGTTTGAAACCAGCGGTTGTAACTCGGTAATTATAACACACCAAGATACCCGAAAAGGAGACAACTGCAATTACACAATAGAGAGAGTTTACACCGCAACAGGTTGTAGCCAAAGTCTTATTTTTACGCAAACTATTTCTGTAAGAGATGATAAAGCTCCTACATTTAATGAATCTTTACCTGCAGATGTTTCTGTGGAAGAAAACAATATTCCAACACAAGAAACGTTAACTGCTACGGATAATTGTTCTGTTAATATTGAAGTTATCAAATCAAAAGAAGAAAGACAGGAAGGAGAAAATAAAGTAATCATTTATAAATGGGAGGCTTCCGATGAATGTGGAAATAAAGTTTTTCACGAACAGAAAGTTACCATTAAAAAATCTTCAAAACCTACACCTCCTACAGGTGGACTGCAACCACCTACAGGGACAGAGCCGACCCAAGAAATGATTGTTTACAATGGGGTTTCTACTGAGTCAGGTTCGGAGAATTACTTGAAAATTGAGCCTATCGAAAATTACAAAAATCTTCAAATTGAGATTTTTAACGAATTAGGTCAGAAAGTATATGAATCGAAAAACTACCAAAAAAATGGAGAAGTTTTCCGAGGATATGCTAATGTGAAAGGAGTTTTCCGAAAAGGCAAACGTCTTCCTACAGGGACATATTTCTATGTACTCGAATATAAAGATATTACAGGAAA